The DNA region TTCAAATTATATTCCAATAATACTTCCGAGCCATTTTTTTTAAACGACCAGTAGGGCGAACTACGGTCTTCTCTTCCCCAAGAAGCAAAAAAGGCAAGTCCAGAATATGATCCGAAAACGTATGACTCCTGACTCCGCCTATCTTCTTTAAATAGCTTAAAATTTTTGCTTTCCTTTTGCCAGTTAAACACTGATTTTCGACTGCTTGATTTTCAAAATAATTTTTATAAGAAGAAGCATACCAAAGACTGACTCCCAACCTCTTTGCTATAGGCCCTACAATAAAATCTGGAGAAGAAGAAAAAATAATTACCTCTCCTCTAGGATCATGCAGTGCTTCATCCAACTTTTCCAAAATCGGAGAATAAAAAGCTCCTATATTCAACTGATTAACAAAATCATGAGCTACAGAATATAGGTCGTCTGAAGAAACTGAAGAAAGAAGATTAGAAACAATCCCAGAATAAAAAGCAGAAAGATCAAAAAAAAACGGAAACAAAGAAAGGACCTGAGACAAGTAGGAAGGGTTTTATAGGGGAACAAGCCATGCCGCAAAGCATATTTATAAAACCCAAAGCTACTATTTCCCTTCAATAGGGTGCCATCCAAATCAAAAGCGTATATACAAGCACGTCTCATGTCAACTGCTGAATTTGTCGCCTCAAATCAAGAATTGCCGCATCAAGTTCCTCAATGGCAAGTTTGTCCTCTTCAACAAGAGCACTATATTGCATAGCTCGATCAAAATCCAACCCAGAGGATCCTAGAAGTTTCTTATCTTTTTCTAATTTATCCTTCAATTCTCTACGACGTTCTAATCTTTGTTCCAAAACTTGACGCATATTTATCAATTTTTCACGAGAATCTGGAGAAGATAAGAGCTGTTCCTCAAAAAAAGCAACAATATGCTGCCAAGCAACATTCAACTTATTATCTAAAGATATTTTTTGTGTTGGAGAAAGGAAAGAAACTTTACCAAGAGCATCTTTGAGCTCTTGCCACTCTACTCGAGCGTTAGGAGAAATATTTTTAACACTACACGCAGTCGCAAATTCCGAGATTCTATCACTAAGCAACTGAATCGCTTCTTGCTTTACCTGTCTATCCTTTGCTAGTTGCTCCTGATAAACTTTCTCAGCTAGGTCCTGTTTTTCCTTAAGAAGATCAAAAAGTGTCTGCAATTCATTCTTTAATGCAACAACATCATCATGGATAAGATCCACAGCTCGTATATGTTTAGCAATTCCGTCCAAATATTTGCGAATCTGCAAGAGATCAACACCATTATCCAACATTTGGCGTCCCTCAGAAAGTTGCCTGCGCACCTCCTGAGAGTTCTCTGCAGAAACAATACGAAGACGTCCCTGTTCTTGCCGAATTTCTTTCTCTAACCCCTTCAGCTGATCCCAACACTCACTCAACTTCAAACGCGTTTCTGAGAACACAGTCGAAGACACTGCTAAGGACTTAGCCGCCTGCTGAAGACTTTTGATCTCCTTCCTTAAAAAAAAAACAGAACGCTTCAATGCGTCTTTATCGGCATGAGAAAAATATCGAGATACAAAAGAATTAACATCCCCTAAAAATGCCGCACTCACCTGTTCTATAAGCTCTTTTCTCTTAGGAAACACATGATTCCCTAAAGCAGACAATCTTTGAAAAAATCTGCTCTTAAGGCGCATACGCATACCGACGTTCATAAGTTCCTTGCGAAGATCTATAATCTTCGTAGAAAAACTACTAAGCCAGAGTAACGAACTGTGCAATGCCTTATAAAAATCTTTATGTCTATCTAAGGCATGAGTCTCTAAGAAACTAGCATCACTCTCTTGAGTATTAACAGAACTATTACCTTCTAAAAAAAGAGCTATATCTTGCTCAAGACAAGATATAGCTAATTCAATCTGTCCAACAACAAAAGTACCCTCTTCATCTTGAAGAGTTTTGATGTGGCGTCCCTCTTTCGTCAAATCAATATAACGACGCCAATAATCGGAACGCTTAGAAGTATTATCCACTTGATGGAAAAGTGGCAAGCAATGCTTACGGATCGTCCAGAACAACTTTAAATCAGCTCCCTGGGGACTTCTCAAAGCCTGCTCCATTCGGTCTAAACTGAAAGCCACCTGTTCTTCCACTGAAGAAAAAGCGGACAATTCTTGAGTAAATATAGTGAAGGATTCATTAATCATTGTGGAATTAGAAACTTCATCTCCTTTGATGGAAAATTCCTCTCTAGAAACCACTGTAGAACCTTGTTCTGCTTCTGAAGAATGAAAGCTGTTGTCTGAAGTATCCATAATAACAACTTAGGGTGTAGGGCTTGACAAAGAAAAATGAATAGAAGATAAAGTGTGCTTCCGCAGGCTATTATCGTCAATGGTTTTTATGAGCTTGTCGACCAGAATCTCCGTCCCCGAAGCTTTTGAGTTATTCACCTCTAGTCCCTTAGAAGAAATACAAAAGATAGCAGATAATTTACGAAGAAGCCGCCATCCTGGTAATAAAGTTACCTATGTCCTGGATGCGAATCCCAATTATACAAACATTTGTAAAATTGATTGTGCATTTTGCGCTTTCTATAGAAAGTCATCCTCACCTGACGCGTATCTTTTGTCGTTTAATGACTTCCGCATCCTAATGGAACGATATGTTTCTATGGGAATAAAAACTGTCTTGCTTCAAGGCGGAGTCCACCCAAATGTTGGGATCGATTACTTAGAGGAACTATTACGTATTACTATTCAAGAATTCCCTTCTATACACCCGCATTTCTTCTCTGCCGTAGAAATTAGTCATGCTGCTTGTGTATCTGGAATTAGTCTGGAGGAAGCTTTAACACGTCTTTGGGATACAGGACAGCGAACTATTCCTGGCGGAGGAGCAGAAATTCTCTCAGAAACTGTTAGAAAAATCGTATCGCCAAAAAAAATGGGGCCTAATGGTTGGATTGACTTTCACAAGCTAGCACACCGTATAGGATTTCGTACAACCGCTACGATGATGTTTGGACATGTTGAATCCTCTCAAGACATTCTATTACATCTAGATACTTTACGTAACGCACAAGATGAGAAGCCGGGATTCTACAGTTTTATACCCTGGAGCTATAAACCAGGTAATACTGCCTTACGCCGTCGTTCCCCTAAACAAGCTTCTCCCGAATTATATTATCGTGTGCTTGCCCTTTCTAGAATCTTTCTTGACAACTTTGATCACATAGCCGCCTCATGGTTTGGAGAAGGAAAAGATATGGGTGTTCAAGGGTTGCATTATGGAGCTGATGATTTCGGCGGCACCATTATCGATGAAAGTGTTCATAAATGTACGGGATGGTCACTTAAAAGTTCTCAAGAGGAGATGTGTGAAATGATAAGATCGCAAGGGTTCACCCCAATTGAAAGAAATACATTCTATCAGCATTTATCCGGCTAACCATGAAGAAAATAATCTTGAGCTATCTTCTGCGCTATTGATTCTGCCGACATCCCTAATGTATTGATATTCTGAAATGTAGAATACCTTCTAAACCATGTTTTTTGCTTTTTAGTATACTGCCAACTGTTGGCAATAAATTGTTCCTTAGTTTGTTCATATAGCTCGCTCCCTCCTCCACGATTTAAAAAATCTATCCATTCACGATACCCAATAGCCTTAGATGCTGATGGGTTATCCAGAAGCCCTTGATTAAGCAAATTAGCAACCTCATCAATTAACCCATCCTCTAACATCTTTTCACAACGATTAATAATATTATTTTTTAGGACATCTTTCGGAGGGGATAAAAACCATCCACGACAATTAAATTCCTTAGGGTTAGAGGACTTAGAAACCCAAGAATGTTCGGATACTTTTTTACCCGTAATATGAATAATTTCTAATCCCCGAATAATTTTATTCCTATCATTTTTAGTAATCGTACGAACATATTCAGGATCTTTCCTTGCGAGATTCTCATACAAAGGAGACAGGCCATGCTCCTCTATAGAAGATAATAACTGTTGCCGAAACTCGTTATCTGCTGGGGGACCTTCAGGAGGCCCAACGAGAAAAGTATGAAAATAAAAACCTGAACCACCTACTAATATAGGAACCTTATTCCTTGCAAGAATACTCTGACAAGCCTGCACAGCATGATAATAAAAATCGACAGCGTTAAATAGTTCTTGGACATGACAAATATCTATGAGATGGTGTGGAATAGACTTACGTGAAGACAAAGGGACCTTGGCAGTACCAATGTCCATACCACAATAAACCTGCATAGAGTCAACAGAAACCACTTCCCCATTAATCATAGGAGCTAGATACAAAGACACTTCGGTTTTTCCTGAAGCTGTGGGTCCAGCCAACAAAACCACGGAGCGCTTGAACAGTTTTACAAAAGATTTTTGAGGGTCTAGGCAAATATCACATTCAGTAGAATTGTTGTGATTGGAATAGAATTCAGGAGGACGCATACTCGAAATTAAAACTTAGCAAAACATTCTTGTTCTGAGCTACAAACTGGTAATAGCTGATCTATTCCGGCCATATGAACCACTTCATTTACAGAGGGTTGCACACAACAAATACACAGTAAGCCACTCTGCTTTTGCATTAATTTGGATACAGAAAATAGCAGACGGATACCCGCACTACTCATGTAGGTTACTCCTTGAAAATTTAAAACCAGTTTCCTGACCCCTTCGATCACCCTAGATTCCAAGAAATCCTGTATTTTTGGAACAGAGATAGCATCTAATGCACCCTCTAAAGCCACAATTAAAATATCATTAAACAATCTAGACGAACTTTTCATGATATAATCTCCTAGTACTACCTCGCAAATATTAGCCATATTATTTACGATAAAGATAAAAAACAATGTGCTCCCATGGCAAGAAGCTTGCTTAAAATGCTTTTTTCTCCCGGACCAAGATATTCTTTTACCCATGCACTTGGGTATATCACCTTAAGCGTGCTTATCTTTGTTCCCACAGCACGTTGGCTATTGTTCCCTGACGTTTCTTGCATATCAGAAGGGAAACCTGTTCCAATAAAGAATATCTTTCTTATGCCGATGTCGCAAAACAAACTTCAAGGGACAATATTCTCCGAACTACTTGAGCTTTACGCAGACAGCCCCTCGTACTTAAACCAGTTTTCTACCAAACAAGCAGAAATTCTACTAGAGAAGCAAAAAGTATTCTCCCATATTGCCATAAAAAAAGTTCCTGATAATAAAGGCATTGTCATCTCTTATGCTTTACATACTCCGATTGCGTATTTAGCGAATAAAACAAATACCTTGATCGACCAGTCTGGGAATTTTTTCCCATGCCAACCTTTCTTTAGACCTTTAAAACTCCCTAGAATCTTCTTTGCTAAACAAGATCTAGAATATCCTGTTTTGCCAAGCTGGAAAATGGATATCATTAGCATTCTTTTGAGAGAACTAATGAATGATGTCCCAACATCTATTGATGTTTCCTCTACAGACAACTATCCCGGAGAAGTAGTGATCACCTTACATTCTGGTACACTTCTACGTTTGAGGCGTAATTCTCTAGAAAAAGCGATCAAATGTTACCATATCGCACGTGAACGTCAATTAATTAAGCAGGACAAGCAATATTTAGTTGATCTACGATTCCCTAACTATCTTTTAGTAAAAGAACTATGACTAAACAATCCAATCGCACATCTTGTTTCTCCTTATATGTCTCTGACATAAAAAACACTAATTAAATAGTACAAATATATACTTTTCAAACACGTCCTAATTTCATTCCTTCTTTGATGTAATCCTCAACTAGTTTTACAAGAGTAGAACTAAAAATACCAACCCAGAAAATCTATATAAGACTTTAATTCCTATAGAGTTATATGGATCGAGAAAACCATAGCTCCTCATTATATAAATAAGATATTTTCACTAGTTGACTTAAAAACCGCCCCAGAAATACCTGAGAGACAAAAAAAGATTGACGTTATTTTTAAAATTGGTATAATATTTTTTGGGACTTGGAAGGAATAGGAATGGATTTCTTCTTTTTCCACACCTTAATTTAATTTGGATTTTATGGAAGAGTTTGTAGCATATATCGTTAAGAATTTAGTTGCCGATCCTGAAGCTGTGGAAATTCGTTCTATTGAGGATGAGGCAAATGAATCTATAAAGTTAGAGATCCGTGTGGCTCCTGATGACATTGGGAAAATCATAGGAAGACGAGGCAACACTATACATGCTCTAAGAACTATTCTTAGACGGGTGTGCGCTCGATTAAAAAAGAAAATACAGATTGATTTGATTCAACCTGAAACAAGTGAAGATACTGTAAATAGTATTGCTAGTGACTTTTGTTCTAATTCCGATTCTAAATCAGATATCTCTTATTCGAGTTGCTGTGTAGAAGCCACTTGTTGTACACCTACTGAAGATGTCGACATCTATTCTGAGAATGAATCGGTTTGCGACTGTAACCACGACCACCCTTCTGCGTAGTCTTTCTTTCTTTTCTTATCTAGATGTATTTCATGAAAGGTGCTTTAAAGCTAAGAACTCTTTATGAGTTTTTAGCTTTTCTTTATTAGAGGATCTATACAACATAATTTTGTTAATCTAGATTTACGATTATTAAACTGATACATTGCTTCGATGATCATATGATGCGCTATTTCTGCAATAGTCCATCCATTACGAGTAAAAGAAGCAAGAAACGGACTACACCTCGTCATCCCTGGAATAGGATTAATTTCAGATAACCAAAACATTCCTTCTTCATCTAGGAAAAAATCAATCCGACTTGACCCTTGGCCTTTAATAGCTTGGAAAGCTATTCTAGCTAGGTTCTTTACGCGATTCTTCTGTTCCAGAGATAAATCTATATCAAATATTATCTCAGCACTAGCATGCCCATCAAAGCCATATTTTTCCTTGTAACTAATAAACCCTGATTCCCCACGTCTTTCATGAGGATCAGCTATGTAATAACTACCAGAACTATCTCCTAAGCACGAGACTTCGATTTCTCGGGATCCCAAACGATGTTCTTCAACAAAAACATCCGTATCATAAAGAAAGGCTTCTGTTACTTTTTCGTATAGCTCCTCTTCACTATTTACTTGATACACTCCTATGCTTGACCCGAGGTGTGCAGATTTAACAAACATAGGAAAAGAGAAGTCTTCCAGGATCCTATAAACACATACTTTAGGATTATGCTGCCACATATGTAATGATATTGGATGATAAGGCACCACAGGAACCCCTGAGGAAGAGACTAATTGCTTAGTGATAACTTTATTCATAGCCACTGCTGCTGACAAGACAGATGGGCCAGTATAAGGTTTACCAATAATCTCTAAAAAACCTTGCATAGCTCCATCTTCACCGAATGGTCCATGCAAAACTGGAATAATACAATCCATCTCGTTTAAAGAGGATACTATTTCAGAAGATAGCACATGACTTCCCTGGTCCGCATAATTCGCCTCAGGAAAGATTGCACTAACCTTTGTCCACAATCCCTGACGACTTATAAGAAAGTAGTGTACATCGTACCAATCTTTTGGAAGTTGCTCAGAAAAATACTTAGCAGACAATACGGATATATCGTGTTCACAAGATTCTCCACCATAAATGATGCCCAAAGACAATTTTTTAGGTTCAAAGTATTCTAGGGCAGTACCTATAGCATAAATACTTCCGGCACCCAAAGAAATACAAACATCATGTAAACGAATATTTAAACGCAAGTAGTCAACAAGCTCATCATAAGGGACATAGACACAGTTAACATGAGAATGATTTATAATCTGATTAGCTAACTCTTCCTCTGATAAAGAATGTATACGAGCCTCTCCAGCACTATAAATATCCGTGAGAATAACCTGATCTGCATTCAAGAACGCTTTTGGGAATGAATCCAAGCAATCTTTTAATCTAGAAAATCTATGTGGTTGGCAAATAGCTATCAACCTACGCATACCGATAGCCTCTCGCACAGCTCTCAGAGTACACACAATTTCAGAAGGATGATGTGCGTAATCTTCTAGGAACAAAAATTTATCAGAAATGTTTCTACGTTCTAAACGTCTTTGAACTCCTGAAAAATTCTCCAATGCACTACGTATACTATCCTCTTTAATACCAAAAAGAAGAGCTATGCCAATTGCTGCAGCAGCATTAGCAATATTATGTGTCCCAATAAGA from Chlamydia ibidis 10-1398/6 includes:
- a CDS encoding cell division protein FtsQ/DivIB, with the protein product MLFSPGPRYSFTHALGYITLSVLIFVPTARWLLFPDVSCISEGKPVPIKNIFLMPMSQNKLQGTIFSELLELYADSPSYLNQFSTKQAEILLEKQKVFSHIAIKKVPDNKGIVISYALHTPIAYLANKTNTLIDQSGNFFPCQPFFRPLKLPRIFFAKQDLEYPVLPSWKMDIISILLRELMNDVPTSIDVSSTDNYPGEVVITLHSGTLLRLRRNSLEKAIKCYHIARERQLIKQDKQYLVDLRFPNYLLVKEL
- a CDS encoding KH domain-containing protein, giving the protein MEEFVAYIVKNLVADPEAVEIRSIEDEANESIKLEIRVAPDDIGKIIGRRGNTIHALRTILRRVCARLKKKIQIDLIQPETSEDTVNSIASDFCSNSDSKSDISYSSCCVEATCCTPTEDVDIYSENESVCDCNHDHPSA
- the miaA gene encoding tRNA (adenosine(37)-N6)-dimethylallyltransferase MiaA, with translation MRPPEFYSNHNNSTECDICLDPQKSFVKLFKRSVVLLAGPTASGKTEVSLYLAPMINGEVVSVDSMQVYCGMDIGTAKVPLSSRKSIPHHLIDICHVQELFNAVDFYYHAVQACQSILARNKVPILVGGSGFYFHTFLVGPPEGPPADNEFRQQLLSSIEEHGLSPLYENLARKDPEYVRTITKNDRNKIIRGLEIIHITGKKVSEHSWVSKSSNPKEFNCRGWFLSPPKDVLKNNIINRCEKMLEDGLIDEVANLLNQGLLDNPSASKAIGYREWIDFLNRGGGSELYEQTKEQFIANSWQYTKKQKTWFRRYSTFQNINTLGMSAESIAQKIAQDYFLHG
- the mqnC gene encoding cyclic dehypoxanthinyl futalosine synthase, with the protein product MSLSTRISVPEAFELFTSSPLEEIQKIADNLRRSRHPGNKVTYVLDANPNYTNICKIDCAFCAFYRKSSSPDAYLLSFNDFRILMERYVSMGIKTVLLQGGVHPNVGIDYLEELLRITIQEFPSIHPHFFSAVEISHAACVSGISLEEALTRLWDTGQRTIPGGGAEILSETVRKIVSPKKMGPNGWIDFHKLAHRIGFRTTATMMFGHVESSQDILLHLDTLRNAQDEKPGFYSFIPWSYKPGNTALRRRSPKQASPELYYRVLALSRIFLDNFDHIAASWFGEGKDMGVQGLHYGADDFGGTIIDESVHKCTGWSLKSSQEEMCEMIRSQGFTPIERNTFYQHLSG
- a CDS encoding bifunctional UDP-N-acetylmuramate--L-alanine ligase/D-alanine--D-alanine ligase, whose translation is MFIGQYMSQSSHYHFIGIGGIGMSALAHILVDRGYHVTGSDLAEGKTIQKLREKGVLCFLGHSAKHIPDSGIVVYGSGITKDNIEYQTALNKSLKIIHRAELLSELIQESTSILVSGSHGKTTVSSLIAAIFRADNRDPSYAIGGLNSESLNGYSGSSDYFIAEADESDGSLYHYTPYAVILTNLDDEHLQNYHGCREELLKALQDFSRKVFDMKYCFYNGDCPHLKGKIHGTSYGFSPECALHIFSHKQVGWQSVFSISFLGRKYTDITLNLIGTHNIANAAAAIGIALLFGIKEDSIRSALENFSGVQRRLERRNISDKFLFLEDYAHHPSEIVCTLRAVREAIGMRRLIAICQPHRFSRLKDCLDSFPKAFLNADQVILTDIYSAGEARIHSLSEEELANQIINHSHVNCVYVPYDELVDYLRLNIRLHDVCISLGAGSIYAIGTALEYFEPKKLSLGIIYGGESCEHDISVLSAKYFSEQLPKDWYDVHYFLISRQGLWTKVSAIFPEANYADQGSHVLSSEIVSSLNEMDCIIPVLHGPFGEDGAMQGFLEIIGKPYTGPSVLSAAVAMNKVITKQLVSSSGVPVVPYHPISLHMWQHNPKVCVYRILEDFSFPMFVKSAHLGSSIGVYQVNSEEELYEKVTEAFLYDTDVFVEEHRLGSREIEVSCLGDSSGSYYIADPHERRGESGFISYKEKYGFDGHASAEIIFDIDLSLEQKNRVKNLARIAFQAIKGQGSSRIDFFLDEEGMFWLSEINPIPGMTRCSPFLASFTRNGWTIAEIAHHMIIEAMYQFNNRKSRLTKLCCIDPLIKKS
- a CDS encoding coiled-coil domain-containing protein, with the translated sequence MDTSDNSFHSSEAEQGSTVVSREEFSIKGDEVSNSTMINESFTIFTQELSAFSSVEEQVAFSLDRMEQALRSPQGADLKLFWTIRKHCLPLFHQVDNTSKRSDYWRRYIDLTKEGRHIKTLQDEEGTFVVGQIELAISCLEQDIALFLEGNSSVNTQESDASFLETHALDRHKDFYKALHSSLLWLSSFSTKIIDLRKELMNVGMRMRLKSRFFQRLSALGNHVFPKRKELIEQVSAAFLGDVNSFVSRYFSHADKDALKRSVFFLRKEIKSLQQAAKSLAVSSTVFSETRLKLSECWDQLKGLEKEIRQEQGRLRIVSAENSQEVRRQLSEGRQMLDNGVDLLQIRKYLDGIAKHIRAVDLIHDDVVALKNELQTLFDLLKEKQDLAEKVYQEQLAKDRQVKQEAIQLLSDRISEFATACSVKNISPNARVEWQELKDALGKVSFLSPTQKISLDNKLNVAWQHIVAFFEEQLLSSPDSREKLINMRQVLEQRLERRRELKDKLEKDKKLLGSSGLDFDRAMQYSALVEEDKLAIEELDAAILDLRRQIQQLT
- a CDS encoding HAD family hydrolase produces the protein MFPFFFDLSAFYSGIVSNLLSSVSSDDLYSVAHDFVNQLNIGAFYSPILEKLDEALHDPRGEVIIFSSSPDFIVGPIAKRLGVSLWYASSYKNYFENQAVENQCLTGKRKAKILSYLKKIGGVRSHTFSDHILDLPFLLLGEEKTVVRPTGRLKKMARKYYWNII
- a CDS encoding STAS domain-containing protein; the encoded protein is MKSSSRLFNDILIVALEGALDAISVPKIQDFLESRVIEGVRKLVLNFQGVTYMSSAGIRLLFSVSKLMQKQSGLLCICCVQPSVNEVVHMAGIDQLLPVCSSEQECFAKF